The following proteins come from a genomic window of bacterium:
- the ispE gene encoding 4-(cytidine 5'-diphospho)-2-C-methyl-D-erythritol kinase gives MKVLAPAKINLFLEVLSKRNDGYHDIETLMVPVTLFDELEISVTGKDEIEVLCDVKELSGTGNLIYRAVSLLKSIFPGKIRGVRVFLKKNIPVAAGLGGGSSDCAASIKFLNTECNLGLSNEKLKEISSKLGADIPFFIDTKSAVCHGIGDILNPFEINFKMHFLLVNPNVTLSTADSYTSLKSFLTGQVKNINILLRSLQNNDIESSAKNMFNRLQRVCEEKIPFVTDIIDVLYKNSALKAMVSGSGPTVFGLYRTASDAQRAKISILEHYGGKISIFVVDSF, from the coding sequence TTGAAAGTTTTAGCTCCCGCCAAAATAAATTTATTTCTGGAAGTCCTTTCAAAACGGAACGATGGGTACCATGATATTGAAACACTGATGGTTCCTGTTACGCTGTTTGATGAGCTTGAAATATCCGTGACCGGGAAGGATGAGATAGAAGTGCTGTGCGATGTTAAAGAACTTTCAGGGACCGGAAATCTCATTTACAGGGCTGTTTCTTTGTTGAAATCTATTTTTCCCGGAAAAATCAGAGGCGTCCGCGTTTTTTTGAAAAAAAACATACCTGTGGCAGCCGGTCTCGGCGGAGGATCCAGTGACTGCGCCGCTTCAATAAAATTTTTGAATACCGAATGTAATTTGGGTTTAAGCAATGAAAAACTTAAAGAAATAAGTTCAAAGCTTGGAGCGGATATCCCCTTTTTTATTGACACGAAGAGCGCTGTTTGTCATGGCATAGGAGATATATTAAATCCTTTTGAAATAAATTTTAAAATGCATTTTCTTCTGGTAAATCCAAATGTAACATTGTCTACAGCCGATAGTTATACGAGCCTAAAATCATTCTTGACAGGCCAGGTTAAAAACATTAACATATTACTTCGCAGCCTGCAAAATAATGACATAGAAAGTTCGGCAAAAAATATGTTTAATAGATTGCAGAGGGTTTGTGAAGAGAAAATACCTTTTGTAACCGATATTATTGATGTTCTTTATAAAAATAGCGCTTTGAAGGCAATGGTGTCCGGAAGCGGACCGACGGTTTTTGGACTCTATAGAACAGCATCTGATGCTCAGCGTGCTAAAATATCCATTCTTGAACATTACGGCGGCAAAATTTCCATATTTGTTGTTGACTCTTTTTAA
- a CDS encoding tetratricopeptide repeat protein, with protein sequence MKKGTIILAVCMAMLGSAYPSYASKHIVSFFPDEEINVLKLNSTMAKAHYLAGMRYEALGDMEKALDEYEKAFEKDPSNFNVLLRLGNAQYRLKKFPEAQKTFEIASKAFPEYYLGHIMLATIYYAQGKVGDSERTYKKAISENHEELAAYIGLGALYIQEKRIADAIEIHKKALKFFPEDPTLYFKIGLLYSKEKKLNKAIEYLLKSCELDPEWLQSKLALAVAYEINEQYEEAIKIYKEAVLINPGDVNIYRRLAELSDFKNNLEDAEKYYSVLVYLDPSNLRNYISLGSIYLQEDKLQDALSIVQKGREKNFEVPELFLLLGLIYFKMGETDQSIDAYLRAIELGGDRSSVYFHLGAAYEQAGLYQKAVETFKYVIENDPENANAMNYLGYMYAERGENLEEAVRLIKKAIDKDPENGAFIDSLGWVYYKQGRLLDATRLLKKAAELVDNDPVVIEHLGDVYYKRGMKELAIKHWKKSLELNPGRSELKDKLEEVND encoded by the coding sequence TTGAAGAAAGGCACTATAATCTTAGCCGTGTGTATGGCAATGCTGGGGTCTGCTTACCCTTCCTATGCCTCGAAGCACATCGTTAGTTTCTTCCCCGACGAAGAAATCAATGTCCTTAAGCTTAATTCTACCATGGCAAAAGCTCATTATCTCGCGGGAATGAGATATGAAGCGCTTGGCGACATGGAGAAAGCCCTGGACGAATACGAAAAAGCTTTTGAAAAAGACCCTTCGAATTTTAATGTGCTTTTGAGGTTGGGTAACGCCCAGTACCGTCTTAAAAAATTTCCCGAAGCCCAAAAAACATTTGAAATAGCTTCCAAGGCATTTCCTGAGTACTATCTGGGACATATAATGCTGGCAACTATTTATTATGCGCAGGGAAAGGTGGGGGATTCGGAAAGGACTTATAAAAAAGCTATTTCAGAAAATCATGAGGAATTGGCTGCTTATATTGGACTGGGAGCTCTGTATATACAGGAAAAAAGAATCGCGGACGCGATAGAAATTCATAAGAAAGCGTTAAAATTTTTTCCCGAAGACCCCACTCTGTATTTTAAGATAGGGCTGCTTTACAGCAAGGAGAAGAAATTAAATAAGGCCATCGAATACCTGCTGAAATCATGCGAACTGGACCCCGAATGGCTTCAATCAAAACTGGCGCTTGCTGTCGCGTATGAGATAAATGAACAATACGAAGAAGCTATTAAAATCTATAAAGAAGCTGTTTTAATAAATCCGGGTGACGTTAACATTTACAGGCGTCTTGCGGAATTATCGGATTTTAAAAACAATCTGGAGGACGCGGAAAAATACTACAGCGTTCTGGTTTATCTTGATCCCAGCAATCTTAGAAATTATATTTCTCTCGGAAGTATTTATCTGCAGGAAGACAAACTTCAGGATGCCTTGAGCATTGTCCAGAAAGGAAGAGAAAAAAACTTTGAAGTTCCGGAGTTATTTCTGCTTCTTGGCCTTATATATTTTAAAATGGGGGAAACAGACCAGTCCATAGACGCTTATTTGAGGGCGATTGAACTCGGGGGAGACAGGTCTTCGGTTTATTTTCACCTTGGAGCCGCATATGAACAGGCGGGCTTATATCAAAAAGCGGTTGAAACATTTAAGTATGTAATTGAAAATGATCCTGAGAACGCAAATGCGATGAATTACCTGGGATATATGTATGCGGAACGGGGTGAAAATCTCGAAGAAGCCGTCCGTTTAATAAAAAAAGCCATTGATAAAGACCCTGAAAACGGGGCTTTTATAGACAGTTTGGGTTGGGTGTACTATAAACAGGGCCGGCTTCTGGACGCGACGCGGCTTTTGAAAAAAGCGGCGGAGCTTGTTGATAATGACCCGGTTGTTATAGAACATCTGGGAGATGTTTATTATAAAAGGGGGATGAAAGAACTTGCGATAAAGCACTGGAAGAAATCCTTGGAGCTTAATCCCGGCAGAAGCGAATTAAAAGATAAATTAGAAGAAGTTAATGATTGA
- the rpsF gene encoding 30S ribosomal protein S6, protein MSQYEGLFIVEGKASDDDLGHVISQIEDEIKKNKGEIIESKSMGKRQLAYVIKRNSEGFYVLINFKLQGPSLQKIQEKLKLNQKVLRNLILKKS, encoded by the coding sequence TTGAGCCAATACGAAGGATTATTTATTGTTGAAGGGAAAGCCAGCGATGATGATTTAGGGCATGTTATTTCTCAGATTGAAGATGAAATCAAAAAAAACAAAGGAGAGATAATAGAGAGTAAAAGCATGGGCAAAAGACAGCTTGCTTATGTGATTAAGCGCAATTCAGAAGGATTTTATGTCCTGATTAACTTTAAGTTACAGGGCCCATCCCTTCAAAAAATTCAGGAAAAGCTTAAGTTGAACCAGAAAGTCTTAAGGAATCTTATTTTGAAGAAAAGCTAA
- a CDS encoding DUF6498-containing protein, which yields MSKSRFYEQQVFKPSVAALLIANIAPVYGVVFLGWTVFPLMLLFWLENIIIGVFNVFRLLACSPGNVRLWFAKIFLIPFFCVHYGMFTAIHGIFVIALFGHKPFRNSPLSDLNQIIHIIKSEDLIYAVLILFLSHAFSFLWNFIGQKEYAKTTPEELMTRPYGRVVILHFTIILGGFFAMAFRSATPALILLIVIKIIFDIKSHVREHFPKTPAKARL from the coding sequence ATGTCTAAGAGCAGATTTTATGAACAACAGGTTTTCAAGCCCTCGGTAGCAGCCTTGTTAATAGCTAATATCGCTCCGGTTTACGGAGTCGTTTTCCTCGGCTGGACGGTTTTCCCTCTGATGCTTCTTTTCTGGCTTGAAAACATAATAATAGGGGTTTTCAATGTTTTCAGGCTTCTGGCCTGTTCTCCCGGCAATGTCAGACTGTGGTTCGCAAAGATATTTTTGATACCGTTCTTCTGTGTGCATTACGGGATGTTCACCGCAATACACGGAATATTTGTAATAGCGTTGTTCGGGCACAAACCATTCAGAAATTCTCCCCTCTCGGATTTGAACCAGATCATCCATATTATAAAATCGGAAGATCTGATATACGCTGTTCTCATCTTATTCTTAAGCCATGCTTTTTCGTTTTTGTGGAATTTCATCGGACAAAAGGAATATGCAAAAACCACTCCCGAAGAACTTATGACCAGGCCTTACGGACGGGTTGTAATACTTCACTTCACTATTATACTGGGCGGATTTTTCGCTATGGCCTTCAGGTCAGCCACACCGGCACTGATACTGCTTATCGTAATAAAAATTATTTTCGATATCAAATCGCATGTAAGGGAACATTTTCCGAAAACGCCCGCGAAAGCCCGTCTTTGA
- a CDS encoding 50S ribosomal protein L25, whose product MSEVHLDAQLKEVSGTGSARAFRRAGKIPAVIYSHGDKSVPIAVDEKQFNKATHGHSGENFLIDLKIEQEKKKRKVLIKEAQIDPLSNKIIHIDFKEVYMDEKIKTHVPVVEKGEARGVKDQGGILEHILRELEIECLPGEIPEKIDVDISNLELGSSIHVSDLMIPKGVRILTDPEEAIFSVAIPKEIEEPAAGEVSEEGAAAAEPEVIGKGGKEEEEPEEEKEQSKEKEQSKEKEQK is encoded by the coding sequence ATGAGTGAAGTTCATCTGGATGCACAATTGAAAGAAGTCAGCGGCACAGGCAGCGCCAGGGCTTTTAGAAGAGCGGGTAAAATACCGGCTGTGATATATTCGCACGGCGATAAATCTGTTCCCATTGCGGTTGATGAAAAACAGTTCAATAAAGCTACGCATGGACACAGCGGCGAAAATTTTCTTATAGATTTAAAAATCGAGCAGGAGAAGAAAAAAAGAAAAGTCCTGATAAAAGAAGCGCAAATAGATCCCCTGTCCAATAAGATAATCCATATAGACTTTAAAGAAGTTTATATGGATGAAAAAATAAAGACGCATGTGCCGGTTGTTGAAAAAGGCGAAGCCAGGGGAGTAAAAGACCAGGGAGGAATACTTGAACATATTCTCCGCGAGCTTGAAATAGAATGTTTGCCGGGGGAAATTCCCGAAAAGATCGATGTTGATATTTCGAATCTGGAACTTGGCTCATCAATACATGTATCTGACCTGATGATTCCCAAGGGCGTCAGGATACTTACTGATCCTGAAGAAGCGATTTTCTCCGTTGCCATACCGAAAGAGATTGAAGAACCTGCCGCCGGAGAAGTTTCTGAAGAAGGAGCCGCCGCCGCAGAACCTGAAGTTATCGGAAAAGGCGGTAAAGAGGAAGAAGAACCGGAGGAAGAGAAAGAACAGAGTAAAGAGAAAGAACAAAGTAAAGAGAAAGAACAAAAGTAA
- the hisG gene encoding ATP phosphoribosyltransferase, with the protein MGKILKLGLPKGSLQESTFDMLRKAGYLISVSSRSYKPVIDDTEVSVILIRAQEMGRYVEQGVIDAGITGKDWIEECGAKVVEVSDLIYAKQGLRPVRWVLAVPADSAIKSVKDLKGKRIATEAVNMAKKYLKKNGVSAEIEFSWGATEIKAPELVDAIIELTETGSSLRANNLRIVDTVLESTTRFIANKKSWEDRWKRAKIGKIALLLEGALKAAGKVGVKMNVAESSIDKVIKTLPSITSPTVSHLNKKGWCALEVVVDEKIIRDLIPSLKKAGARGIIEYPLNKVID; encoded by the coding sequence ATGGGAAAAATATTAAAGTTGGGGCTCCCTAAGGGAAGTTTGCAGGAGTCTACTTTCGATATGCTGAGGAAAGCGGGCTATTTGATATCTGTTTCAAGCAGGTCTTATAAACCTGTAATAGACGACACGGAAGTGTCTGTGATTCTAATAAGGGCTCAGGAGATGGGCAGATACGTTGAGCAGGGTGTAATTGATGCGGGGATTACCGGGAAAGACTGGATAGAGGAATGCGGGGCGAAAGTGGTCGAAGTATCAGACCTTATTTATGCGAAACAGGGTTTAAGGCCGGTGAGATGGGTTTTGGCTGTTCCCGCCGATTCAGCGATAAAGTCGGTTAAGGACCTTAAAGGCAAAAGGATCGCTACGGAAGCGGTGAATATGGCGAAGAAATATCTTAAAAAGAACGGTGTATCCGCTGAAATTGAATTTTCATGGGGCGCTACTGAAATTAAGGCTCCCGAACTTGTTGACGCAATAATAGAACTTACGGAAACAGGTTCTTCCCTGAGAGCCAATAATCTGAGGATAGTGGATACGGTGCTTGAATCTACAACAAGGTTTATCGCTAATAAAAAATCATGGGAAGACCGGTGGAAAAGGGCGAAAATCGGGAAAATAGCCCTTCTTCTGGAGGGAGCGCTTAAGGCTGCGGGTAAAGTGGGAGTTAAGATGAATGTAGCCGAAAGCAGCATAGATAAAGTGATTAAAACACTGCCTTCAATCACTTCCCCGACGGTTTCTCATCTTAATAAAAAGGGTTGGTGTGCCCTGGAAGTTGTTGTTGATGAAAAAATTATCAGGGATCTTATCCCTTCGCTGAAAAAAGCGGGCGCGCGCGGTATAATTGAATACCCTTTGAACAAAGTCATCGATTAA
- the pth gene encoding aminoacyl-tRNA hydrolase encodes MKIVIGLGNPGNEYIHTRHNVGFEVVDYLADKLDVKLLSNSRLFGESARVSLNKKKIVLLKPHTFMNNSGRSAVSALNWFKCRCSDLVVVLDDACLSVGNIRVRSGGSSAGHKGLQSIIDCLGNSDFPRVRIGIGGSGNIVNHVLGKFRKTEAGFIAEALSKAAEAVEMIIMGDIQEAMDKFNRKERKDQNESISGGAD; translated from the coding sequence ATGAAGATAGTTATTGGACTTGGAAATCCGGGAAACGAATACATCCATACCAGGCACAATGTAGGATTTGAGGTTGTAGATTATCTTGCTGATAAGCTTGATGTAAAACTTTTATCCAATTCCAGGTTATTCGGCGAAAGCGCCAGGGTTTCATTAAATAAAAAAAAGATAGTTCTTTTAAAACCTCATACTTTTATGAACAACAGCGGGCGTTCGGCGGTAAGCGCGTTGAACTGGTTTAAATGCCGGTGTTCAGACCTGGTTGTTGTTCTGGACGACGCCTGTTTATCCGTGGGCAATATAAGAGTGCGCAGCGGCGGAAGCTCCGCGGGCCATAAAGGGCTTCAATCAATAATAGATTGTCTGGGAAACAGTGATTTTCCCAGAGTGAGAATCGGGATAGGCGGTTCCGGTAACATAGTAAACCATGTGCTGGGTAAATTCAGAAAAACCGAGGCCGGTTTTATCGCCGAAGCGTTGTCAAAGGCTGCCGAAGCAGTTGAAATGATTATTATGGGAGATATTCAAGAAGCTATGGATAAGTTTAACAGAAAAGAAAGAAAAGATCAGAATGAGAGTATTTCGGGAGGTGCAGATTGA
- a CDS encoding ATP-binding protein — protein MAKAGLRFPIFFKILLLLFVLVIIPVGYFAFHFIRTAELVSEHVYTEGMEELTFSKEESLQKVTDLNAEIVYTRLLEVESVGMGIAEFVTYIYNKVDAFCGRSTEKYYYYRDNKGYYTNRVVDDQSILIVPPNVPLTDNLKKEIKASEFLDVTFKSALKKLPMIHLVYFVSENFGRCYPAVEMDYLPEGKDLKDYIFYFGLAGPEKNPDKKAVWTYPYIDMFNKGWVITCAIPVYSGDLYKGVVCLDIKTDSIKELIIRDGRVKGGYGFLLYSDGVVLGMPDEGYRDFQIPRYADIRTGKDVVNVSRIGDDYKITSSADFDARRIAQKILGREGSIVKNIRLGNESKIISYAKVGDTGFVYIDVFSAKRVIIPVVSAFKEAKSIADVFYKSNIIIAISIFSIVILISYLTAGNIASKVRKLVEGSEQFSSGNLDYNIRMEGGPEFSTIANSMNDMAASLKRNQDQLIQHERLSSMAELLSGAAHELNNPLSGVVGYAEVLGNIEKDPLKKEKIDYLEQSAKRCKKIVQNMLSFARKINIEAVPADANKLVAEIVEMRLYQMRLKGIQLKFNPDKNLPQTCLDPYQIEQVLINLLLNAEGALEETSGKIKKIEVSTSYDAESIFIKVSDNGIGIPEKDLSKIFEPFFTTKSMKSGVGLGLSLVYGIVRSHGGNIYVESKQGVGTDFKVKLPVKSITEFKAREKIPTEFCLPSKAKILVVEDEKVVAELIKEVIESDGQIVTIAKDGEEGLRILREQSFDMIVVDYKMPGMTGEEFFNKALKEKLAGRKQFLFMTGDSLHPETQKFFSSLGQRYLEKPFTILELKNIVYSHLSETKHSKI, from the coding sequence TTGGCAAAAGCAGGATTAAGATTTCCTATTTTTTTCAAGATCCTTTTACTTCTGTTTGTTCTTGTGATTATTCCTGTGGGTTATTTTGCCTTTCATTTTATCCGCACCGCAGAATTAGTTTCCGAGCACGTCTACACGGAAGGGATGGAAGAGCTTACGTTCTCGAAAGAAGAATCCCTTCAGAAAGTTACCGACTTAAATGCGGAAATAGTTTATACACGTTTGCTTGAAGTTGAATCTGTGGGTATGGGAATTGCGGAATTTGTGACATATATATATAACAAAGTAGATGCCTTTTGCGGAAGAAGCACGGAAAAATATTACTATTACAGAGATAATAAAGGTTATTATACCAACAGGGTTGTCGATGACCAGTCCATATTGATAGTTCCCCCCAATGTTCCCCTGACCGATAACCTTAAAAAAGAAATTAAGGCGTCTGAATTTCTTGATGTCACTTTTAAAAGCGCTTTGAAAAAACTGCCCATGATACATCTGGTTTATTTTGTTTCGGAAAATTTCGGGCGCTGTTACCCTGCGGTTGAAATGGATTATCTGCCGGAGGGAAAGGACTTAAAAGATTATATATTTTACTTTGGGCTGGCGGGCCCGGAGAAAAATCCTGATAAGAAAGCTGTCTGGACATATCCCTATATTGATATGTTCAATAAGGGTTGGGTTATAACATGCGCGATTCCCGTGTATTCGGGGGATTTGTACAAAGGCGTGGTATGTCTTGATATAAAAACAGACAGCATAAAAGAGCTTATTATAAGGGACGGCAGGGTAAAGGGCGGATACGGATTTTTGCTTTATTCGGACGGGGTCGTTCTGGGTATGCCTGACGAAGGTTACAGGGATTTCCAGATTCCCAGGTATGCGGATATCAGGACAGGGAAAGATGTGGTAAACGTCTCGAGAATTGGCGACGATTATAAAATCACCTCATCCGCCGATTTTGATGCCCGCAGGATTGCTCAGAAGATACTGGGCAGGGAAGGGAGTATTGTAAAAAATATCAGGTTGGGCAATGAATCCAAGATAATATCTTATGCCAAAGTCGGCGACACCGGATTTGTTTATATAGATGTTTTTTCCGCGAAACGGGTTATCATCCCCGTTGTTTCCGCATTTAAAGAAGCCAAAAGCATTGCGGATGTGTTCTATAAAAGTAATATAATAATAGCGATTTCAATATTTTCCATAGTAATCCTTATATCCTATCTTACGGCGGGGAATATTGCTTCCAAAGTAAGGAAGCTGGTTGAAGGTTCGGAACAGTTCAGCTCCGGAAACCTGGATTATAACATCAGAATGGAAGGAGGTCCTGAGTTCAGCACAATAGCCAATTCAATGAATGATATGGCGGCCTCTTTGAAGAGGAATCAGGACCAGCTGATTCAGCATGAAAGACTGTCTTCCATGGCCGAATTGCTTTCGGGGGCTGCCCATGAATTGAACAATCCCCTTTCCGGTGTTGTGGGATACGCTGAAGTCCTGGGGAATATAGAGAAAGACCCGCTGAAAAAAGAAAAAATAGACTATCTGGAACAATCGGCTAAAAGATGCAAGAAAATAGTTCAGAATATGCTTTCCTTCGCAAGGAAAATTAATATAGAGGCGGTGCCGGCGGATGCAAACAAACTGGTGGCAGAGATAGTAGAGATGAGGCTTTACCAGATGAGATTGAAAGGGATACAGCTTAAATTTAATCCTGATAAAAATCTGCCCCAGACGTGCCTTGATCCCTATCAGATAGAACAGGTTCTTATAAACCTTTTGCTGAATGCCGAGGGGGCTTTGGAGGAGACCAGCGGTAAAATCAAAAAGATAGAGGTTTCAACTTCATACGATGCCGAATCGATATTTATTAAAGTGTCCGATAACGGCATCGGTATACCGGAAAAAGATTTAAGTAAAATATTCGAACCTTTCTTTACTACTAAGAGCATGAAATCCGGAGTGGGGCTTGGCCTGTCGCTTGTTTATGGCATTGTGAGGTCTCACGGCGGCAACATATATGTGGAAAGCAAACAGGGGGTCGGCACTGATTTTAAGGTAAAGCTTCCCGTAAAAAGCATAACTGAATTTAAGGCGAGAGAGAAAATACCGACGGAATTCTGCCTGCCTTCAAAAGCAAAAATTCTCGTAGTTGAAGACGAAAAAGTTGTTGCCGAACTGATAAAAGAAGTGATTGAAAGCGACGGTCAAATCGTCACAATAGCAAAAGACGGGGAAGAAGGGCTAAGAATACTCAGGGAACAGAGTTTTGATATGATAGTTGTGGATTATAAAATGCCCGGGATGACGGGCGAGGAATTTTTCAACAAGGCGCTGAAAGAGAAACTCGCGGGCAGAAAACAATTTCTGTTTATGACCGGCGATTCATTGCATCCCGAAACCCAGAAATTCTTTTCTTCTTTGGGCCAGCGTTATCTTGAAAAACCGTTCACAATCCTTGAGCTGAAAAATATCGTATATTCGCATCTTTCTGAAACAAAGCATTCAAAAATATAA
- the pfkA gene encoding 6-phosphofructokinase gives MMTENKGKIRKIAVLTSGGDSPGMNPAIRAVVRTAMYNKIEVLGIKNGYDGLINDWTVPLTSRSVGGIINRGGTILFSARSEKFKTPEGRQQAFKTLKNHNVSGLVAIGGDGTYRGAHEFHKETGFSVIGVPGTIDNDIAGTDYTIGFYTAIDTAMQAIDKIRDTAISHNRLFLVEVMGRHAGFIAVASAIAGGAEDVLIPETKTDIKDLCKRLNEGRKRGKISSIIVVAEGDEEGNAMEIAKKIEKDEEYETRVSVIGYQQRGGSPSALDRILATRLGSSAVEELLKGTQSAMVGIHQNKVVTHPLEMAWKEKKPINEDIIKLVEIMSS, from the coding sequence ATGATGACGGAAAACAAAGGTAAAATAAGAAAAATAGCAGTCCTGACAAGCGGCGGCGACAGTCCGGGAATGAACCCTGCCATCAGGGCCGTTGTCCGGACGGCAATGTATAATAAAATCGAAGTGCTGGGAATAAAAAACGGATATGACGGGCTTATAAATGACTGGACGGTTCCTCTGACAAGCAGAAGCGTGGGGGGCATAATAAACAGGGGCGGAACCATACTGTTTTCCGCCAGAAGCGAAAAGTTCAAAACACCCGAAGGGAGACAGCAGGCGTTCAAAACCCTGAAAAACCATAATGTCTCCGGACTGGTTGCCATAGGAGGAGACGGGACATACCGGGGCGCGCATGAATTCCATAAAGAAACGGGCTTCAGCGTAATAGGCGTTCCCGGGACAATCGATAATGATATCGCCGGCACCGACTATACCATAGGTTTTTATACGGCAATAGATACGGCAATGCAGGCAATAGATAAAATCCGCGATACCGCAATATCCCACAACAGGCTTTTTCTTGTTGAGGTTATGGGAAGACACGCCGGTTTCATCGCAGTCGCAAGCGCTATTGCCGGAGGCGCGGAAGACGTGCTTATTCCTGAAACGAAAACCGACATTAAAGATTTATGCAAACGGCTGAACGAAGGCAGAAAAAGGGGGAAAATCAGTTCTATAATAGTGGTTGCCGAAGGCGATGAAGAAGGAAATGCGATGGAAATCGCAAAAAAAATAGAAAAAGACGAGGAATATGAAACCCGTGTATCGGTCATAGGTTATCAGCAGCGCGGCGGCAGCCCTTCCGCGCTCGACAGGATACTCGCCACAAGGCTCGGAAGCTCAGCAGTCGAAGAATTGCTTAAAGGCACACAATCGGCAATGGTGGGCATTCATCAGAATAAAGTTGTAACCCATCCTCTCGAAATGGCATGGAAAGAAAAGAAGCCGATAAATGAGGATATCATAAAACTTGTTGAAATAATGTCAAGCTGA
- a CDS encoding septation protein SpoVG family protein has product MEITEVRITLKGSEDGKLKAFATITFDNAFVVRDLKVIEGKKGLFVAMPSRKVTYPCDRCRHRNASKDKFCANCGSKIIPRREEKFDEEVRQNEHRDIAHPITPESREYIQGRVIDAYKEDLQNVGERQPGEVAGNPEY; this is encoded by the coding sequence ATGGAGATTACTGAGGTCAGGATAACTTTAAAGGGATCGGAAGACGGGAAGCTTAAGGCTTTTGCAACAATTACCTTTGATAATGCTTTTGTGGTGAGGGATCTTAAGGTGATTGAAGGGAAGAAAGGCCTTTTTGTAGCTATGCCCAGCAGAAAAGTCACATATCCCTGTGACAGGTGCAGACACAGGAATGCTTCAAAAGATAAATTCTGCGCTAACTGCGGATCTAAAATAATTCCCAGGAGAGAAGAAAAATTCGATGAAGAAGTCCGCCAGAATGAGCATCGTGATATTGCTCATCCTATAACGCCTGAATCAAGGGAATATATACAGGGCAGAGTAATCGATGCGTATAAGGAAGACCTTCAGAATGTAGGGGAAAGACAGCCCGGAGAGGTCGCGGGAAACCCTGAGTACTGA
- a CDS encoding ribose-phosphate pyrophosphokinase, with translation MKIITGNANPELSEKIAKNLKTKLCGCDVKTFPEGEIMVKILENVRGRDVFIVQPICPPRVNDYLMELLVMIDAVRRSSADRITAVIPYYGYARQDRKDQPRVPITAKLVANLVTASGADRVLTMDLHADQIQGFFDIPVDHLYAAPVFIDYFRKKNLGDGEIVIVSPDEGGIKTAHAWAKRLNAALAAIDKRRITGTETQVYNIMGAVKGKTAIIVDDIVSTAGSLCDAAKMVKEQGVKEVYAAVSHPVLAGPALDRLNDSVISKLLVTDTIPLGDKLAGCSKIEVMSVSGLLAEAIKRIHENESVSSLFI, from the coding sequence ATGAAAATAATAACCGGAAATGCCAATCCTGAATTGTCGGAAAAAATCGCGAAAAATCTTAAAACAAAATTGTGCGGATGTGATGTTAAGACATTCCCTGAAGGCGAGATAATGGTCAAAATACTTGAAAATGTCAGGGGCAGGGATGTTTTTATCGTCCAACCCATATGTCCGCCCAGAGTGAATGATTATCTGATGGAGCTTCTTGTTATGATTGATGCTGTAAGAAGATCTTCGGCGGACAGGATTACGGCCGTTATTCCCTATTACGGTTACGCAAGGCAGGACAGGAAAGACCAGCCTCGTGTTCCTATAACAGCCAAGCTGGTGGCAAATCTTGTTACGGCATCGGGAGCTGACAGGGTTTTGACGATGGATCTTCACGCCGACCAGATACAGGGATTTTTTGATATACCCGTTGACCATCTGTATGCGGCGCCCGTATTTATAGATTATTTCAGAAAGAAGAATCTGGGAGACGGAGAAATAGTTATCGTCTCTCCGGATGAGGGCGGTATAAAAACAGCTCATGCCTGGGCGAAAAGATTAAATGCGGCGCTTGCGGCGATAGATAAAAGGAGAATAACCGGAACAGAGACGCAGGTGTATAACATAATGGGAGCCGTCAAAGGCAAGACGGCGATAATAGTGGATGATATCGTAAGTACTGCGGGGTCATTATGTGATGCGGCAAAAATGGTGAAAGAACAGGGAGTGAAAGAGGTCTATGCCGCGGTTTCCCATCCCGTCTTGGCGGGTCCGGCCCTGGACAGGCTGAATGATTCCGTGATAAGCAAACTTCTTGTAACGGATACAATTCCGCTGGGAGATAAATTGGCCGGCTGTTCCAAAATAGAGGTTATGTCTGTATCCGGATTGCTTGCGGAGGCCATAAAGAGAATTCATGAGAACGAATCGGTCAGTTCTTTGTTTATTTGA